From the genome of Gracilinanus agilis isolate LMUSP501 chromosome 2, AgileGrace, whole genome shotgun sequence, one region includes:
- the STPG3 gene encoding LOW QUALITY PROTEIN: protein STPG3 (The sequence of the model RefSeq protein was modified relative to this genomic sequence to represent the inferred CDS: deleted 2 bases in 1 codon), giving the protein MNFDQKAVKFLANFYMNGGQHWTHGGIQTRQPTPPSGRKLARGHPSRPLTLDKWESAKLPAPQNLQNLRMGGVTLVQDPELLRIRNVKDFSKCRAMWDVGFERRPPILIDMDTPGPTQYSVPDVSIRESSPHPQYSIRCKTPPRDGGGRRAWQTAWFQSESPFTQKADFLREKKIDGLTPPHLGLVPKPDGKDSRQYVRGPNGVGCSLWPSPFHYTQPCSLGPQQPSRPSFPAFTFGHRRLRKCPSPNTYNVVPGFQLKGTRSPAFSMSRAQALNTWISPAHTPGPAAYYVEDSYNSRYPSTPGVLIQGERRPKRHETGPFCSL; this is encoded by the exons ATGAATTTTGATCAGAAGGCTGTGAAGTTTTTGGCAAATTTTTATATGAATGGAGGCCAACATTGGACCCATGGTGGTATACAGACAAGGCAGCCAACACCCCCTAGCGG GAGGAAATTGGCTCGGGGTCATCCCTCGCGCCCCCTAACTCTAGACAAGTGGGAATCTGCAAAGCTTCCAGCACCCCAGAATCTTCAAAATCTCCGTATGGGAGGAGTCACCCTGGTGCAGGATCCAGAACTTCTTCGAATCAGAAATGTAAAAGACTTCAGTAAATGCAGAGCCATGTGGGATGTAG GCTTTGAAAGACGACCCCCGATCCTGATAGACATGGATACCCCAGGGCCAACCCAGTACTCTGTACCTGACGTGAGCATCCGAGAGTCTTCACCACATCCCCAATACAGCATTCGCTGCAAGACACCTCCCCGGG ATGGTGGTGGCCGCAGGGCATGGCAAACTGCCTGGTTCCAGAGTGAAAGCCCTTTCACACAGAAGGCAGACTTCCTCCGGGAGAAGAAG ATTGATGGGCTCACTCCCCCACACCTTGGCCTAGTTCCTAAACCAGACGGGAAGGATTCTCGGCAGTATGTGCGTGGGCCCAACGGTGTGGGATGTTCCCTG TGGCCATCCCCGTTCCACTACACGCAGCCCTGCAGCCTGGGGCCCCAGCAGCCCAGCCGGCCCAGCTTTCCTGCCTTCACCTTTGGCCACAGGAGGCTG AGGAAATGC CCCAGCCCCAATACCTACAACGTTGTCCCAGGCTTTCAGCTGAAGGGTACTCGCTCTCCTGCCTTCTCTATGAGTCGGGCCCAGGCTCTGAACACTTGGATCAGTCCTG CTCATACCCCAGGGCCAGCTGCATACTATGTTGAAGATTCCTACAATTCTCGCTATCCGTCAACCCCAGGAGTCCTCATCCAGGGTGAGCGCAGGCCTAAGAGGCATGAGACAGGGCCCTTCTGCTCCCTCTAG